In Callospermophilus lateralis isolate mCalLat2 chromosome 10, mCalLat2.hap1, whole genome shotgun sequence, a single genomic region encodes these proteins:
- the Slc33a1 gene encoding acetyl-coenzyme A transporter 1 isoform X1 — MSPTLSHKDNSRQRRPGTFNHALDMKSGPLPPGSWEDSHPASAGGEGDREALLRDPNPVDFPKAPRGCRAELSSILLLLFLYVLQGIPLGLAGSIPLILQSKNVSYTDQAFFSFVFWPFSLKLLWAPLVDAVYFKNFGRRKSWLVPTQYILGLFMIYLSTQVDRLLGNTDGRTPDVVTLTVTFFLFEFLAATQDIAVDGWALTMLSRENVGYASTCNSVGQTAGYFLGNVLFLALESADFCNKYLRFQPQPRGIVTLSDFLFFWGTIFLITTTLVAFLKKENKEVSVVKEETQGITDTYKLLFTIIKMPAVLTFCLLILTSKIGFSAADAVTGLKLVEEGVPKEHLALLAVPMVPLQIILPLIISKYTAGPQPLNVFYKAMPYRLLLGLEYALLVWWTPKVEHQGGFPLYYYIIVLLSYALHQITLYSMYVSIMAFNAKVSDPLIGGTYMTLLNTVSNLGGNWPSTVALWLVDPLTVKECVGASNQNCRTPDAVELCKKLGGSCVTTLDGYYVESIICVLIGFGWWFFLGPKFKKLQDEAPSSWKCKRGN; from the exons ATGTCGCCCACTCTCTCCCACAAGGACAACAGTCGGCAGCGGCGGCCAGGGACTTTCAACCACGCTCTGGACATGAAGAGCGGCCCCCTGCCGCCGGGCAGCTGGGAGGACAGCCACCCGGCCTCGGCGGGCGGGGAGGGGGACCGGGAGGCCCTCCTGAGGGACCCCAACCCCGTGGACTTCCCCAAAGCCCCGCGCGGCTGCCGGGCCGAGCTCAGCAGCATTCTGCTGCTGCTGTTTCTCTACGTGCTCCAGGGCATTCCGCTGGGCCTGGCGGGCAGCATCCCGCTCATCCTGCAGAGCAAAAACGTCAGCTACACGGACCAGGCCTTCTTCAGCTTCGTCTTTTGGCCCTTCAGTCTCAAGTTGCTCTGGGCCCCGTTAGTGGACGCGGTCTACTTTAAGAACTTCGGTCGGCGCAAATCCTGGCTGGTCCCTACACAGTACATATTAGGACTCTTCATGATCTACTTGTCCACCCAGGTGGACCGTTTGCTCGGGAATACGGACGGTAGGACCCCCGACGTGGTCACTCTCACCGTGACATTCTTTTTGTTCGAATTCTTGGCCGCCACTCAGGACATCGCGGTGGATGGCTGGGCATTAACTATGTTATCCCGAGAAAACGTGGGCTATGCTTCCACCTGCAATTCCGTGGGCCAAACCGCTGGCTACTTTTTGGGCAATGTTTTGTTTTTGGCCCTTGAATCAGCCGACTTTTGTAACAAATATTTGCGGTTTCAGCCTCAACCAAGGGGAATTGTTACTCTTTCAG attttctttttttctggggaACTATATTTTTAATAACAACGACATTAGTTGCCtttctgaaaaaagaaaacaaagaagtatCGGTagtaaaagaagaaacacaagggATCACAGATACTTACAAGCTGCTTTTTACAATTATAAAAATGCCAGCAGTTCTGACATTTTGCCTTCTGATTCTAACTTCAAAG ATTGGTTTTTCAGCAGCAGATGCAGTAACTGGACTGAAATTGGTAGAAGAGGGAGTACCCAAAGAACATTTAGCTCTACTGGCAGTTCCAATGGTTCCTTTACAGATAATATTGCCTCTGATTATCAGCAAATATACTGCAGGTCCACAACCACTAAATGTATTTTACAAGGCCATGCCCTACAG ATTGCTGCTTGGATTAGAGTATGCGCTCCTGGTGTGGTGGACTCCTAAAGTAGAGCACCAGGGAGGATTCCCTCTGTATTACTACATCATAGTGCTGCTGAGTTACGCCTTACACCAG ATTACATTGTACAGCATGTATGTTTCTATAATGGCTTTCAATGCAAAGGTTAGTGATCCACTTATTGGAGGAACATACATGACCCTTTTAAACACTGTGTCCAATTTGGGAGGAAATTGGCCCTCTACAGTTGCTCTTTGGTTGGTGGATCCTCTCACAGTGAAAGAGTGTGTAGGAGCATCAAATCAGAATTGTCGAACACCTGATGCTGTTGAG CTTTGCAAAAAACTTGGCGGCTCATGTGTTACAACACTGGATGGTTATTATGTGGAATCCATTATTTGTGTTCTTATTGGATTTGGTTGGTGGTTCTTTCTTGgtccaaaatttaaaaagttacagGATGAAGCACCATCTTCATGGAAGTGCAAAAGAGGCAATTAA
- the Slc33a1 gene encoding acetyl-coenzyme A transporter 1 isoform X2, producing the protein MSPTLSHKDNSRQRRPGTFNHALDMKSGPLPPGSWEDSHPASAGGEGDREALLRDPNPVDFPKAPRGCRAELSSILLLLFLYVLQGIPLGLAGSIPLILQSKNVSYTDQAFFSFVFWPFSLKLLWAPLVDAVYFKNFGRRKSWLVPTQYILGLFMIYLSTQVDRLLGNTDGRTPDVVTLTVTFFLFEFLAATQDIAVDGWALTMLSRENVGYASTCNSVGQTAGYFLGNVLFLALESADFCNKYLRFQPQPRGIVTLSDWFFSSRCSNWTEIGRRGSTQRTFSSTGSSNGSFTDNIASDYQQIYCRSTTTKCILQGHALQITLYSMYVSIMAFNAKVSDPLIGGTYMTLLNTVSNLGGNWPSTVALWLVDPLTVKECVGASNQNCRTPDAVELCKKLGGSCVTTLDGYYVESIICVLIGFGWWFFLGPKFKKLQDEAPSSWKCKRGN; encoded by the exons ATGTCGCCCACTCTCTCCCACAAGGACAACAGTCGGCAGCGGCGGCCAGGGACTTTCAACCACGCTCTGGACATGAAGAGCGGCCCCCTGCCGCCGGGCAGCTGGGAGGACAGCCACCCGGCCTCGGCGGGCGGGGAGGGGGACCGGGAGGCCCTCCTGAGGGACCCCAACCCCGTGGACTTCCCCAAAGCCCCGCGCGGCTGCCGGGCCGAGCTCAGCAGCATTCTGCTGCTGCTGTTTCTCTACGTGCTCCAGGGCATTCCGCTGGGCCTGGCGGGCAGCATCCCGCTCATCCTGCAGAGCAAAAACGTCAGCTACACGGACCAGGCCTTCTTCAGCTTCGTCTTTTGGCCCTTCAGTCTCAAGTTGCTCTGGGCCCCGTTAGTGGACGCGGTCTACTTTAAGAACTTCGGTCGGCGCAAATCCTGGCTGGTCCCTACACAGTACATATTAGGACTCTTCATGATCTACTTGTCCACCCAGGTGGACCGTTTGCTCGGGAATACGGACGGTAGGACCCCCGACGTGGTCACTCTCACCGTGACATTCTTTTTGTTCGAATTCTTGGCCGCCACTCAGGACATCGCGGTGGATGGCTGGGCATTAACTATGTTATCCCGAGAAAACGTGGGCTATGCTTCCACCTGCAATTCCGTGGGCCAAACCGCTGGCTACTTTTTGGGCAATGTTTTGTTTTTGGCCCTTGAATCAGCCGACTTTTGTAACAAATATTTGCGGTTTCAGCCTCAACCAAGGGGAATTGTTACTCTTTCAG ATTGGTTTTTCAGCAGCAGATGCAGTAACTGGACTGAAATTGGTAGAAGAGGGAGTACCCAAAGAACATTTAGCTCTACTGGCAGTTCCAATGGTTCCTTTACAGATAATATTGCCTCTGATTATCAGCAAATATACTGCAGGTCCACAACCACTAAATGTATTTTACAAGGCCATGCCCTACAG ATTACATTGTACAGCATGTATGTTTCTATAATGGCTTTCAATGCAAAGGTTAGTGATCCACTTATTGGAGGAACATACATGACCCTTTTAAACACTGTGTCCAATTTGGGAGGAAATTGGCCCTCTACAGTTGCTCTTTGGTTGGTGGATCCTCTCACAGTGAAAGAGTGTGTAGGAGCATCAAATCAGAATTGTCGAACACCTGATGCTGTTGAG CTTTGCAAAAAACTTGGCGGCTCATGTGTTACAACACTGGATGGTTATTATGTGGAATCCATTATTTGTGTTCTTATTGGATTTGGTTGGTGGTTCTTTCTTGgtccaaaatttaaaaagttacagGATGAAGCACCATCTTCATGGAAGTGCAAAAGAGGCAATTAA
- the Slc33a1 gene encoding acetyl-coenzyme A transporter 1 isoform X3: MLPPAIPWAKPLATFWAMFCFWPLNQPTFVTNICGFSLNQGELLLFQIGFSAADAVTGLKLVEEGVPKEHLALLAVPMVPLQIILPLIISKYTAGPQPLNVFYKAMPYRLLLGLEYALLVWWTPKVEHQGGFPLYYYIIVLLSYALHQITLYSMYVSIMAFNAKVSDPLIGGTYMTLLNTVSNLGGNWPSTVALWLVDPLTVKECVGASNQNCRTPDAVELCKKLGGSCVTTLDGYYVESIICVLIGFGWWFFLGPKFKKLQDEAPSSWKCKRGN; the protein is encoded by the exons ATGCTTCCACCTGCAATTCCGTGGGCCAAACCGCTGGCTACTTTTTGGGCAATGTTTTGTTTTTGGCCCTTGAATCAGCCGACTTTTGTAACAAATATTTGCGGTTTCAGCCTCAACCAAGGGGAATTGTTACTCTTTCAG ATTGGTTTTTCAGCAGCAGATGCAGTAACTGGACTGAAATTGGTAGAAGAGGGAGTACCCAAAGAACATTTAGCTCTACTGGCAGTTCCAATGGTTCCTTTACAGATAATATTGCCTCTGATTATCAGCAAATATACTGCAGGTCCACAACCACTAAATGTATTTTACAAGGCCATGCCCTACAG ATTGCTGCTTGGATTAGAGTATGCGCTCCTGGTGTGGTGGACTCCTAAAGTAGAGCACCAGGGAGGATTCCCTCTGTATTACTACATCATAGTGCTGCTGAGTTACGCCTTACACCAG ATTACATTGTACAGCATGTATGTTTCTATAATGGCTTTCAATGCAAAGGTTAGTGATCCACTTATTGGAGGAACATACATGACCCTTTTAAACACTGTGTCCAATTTGGGAGGAAATTGGCCCTCTACAGTTGCTCTTTGGTTGGTGGATCCTCTCACAGTGAAAGAGTGTGTAGGAGCATCAAATCAGAATTGTCGAACACCTGATGCTGTTGAG CTTTGCAAAAAACTTGGCGGCTCATGTGTTACAACACTGGATGGTTATTATGTGGAATCCATTATTTGTGTTCTTATTGGATTTGGTTGGTGGTTCTTTCTTGgtccaaaatttaaaaagttacagGATGAAGCACCATCTTCATGGAAGTGCAAAAGAGGCAATTAA